Genomic segment of Bacillota bacterium:
TGCCCCTGGCCGGGCATCGTCGGCCGGTCGTTCTCCTCCAGCCGGAAGTACCGGCCCGGTGTCGACAGGTTGAAGTACTGGGTGGCGTTCTCGGTCGTCCCGAAGTCCTTCATCGCCCCGGTCCCCTTGATCCGCTGCATCGCTTCCTGGAAGAGCATGTTGTGGGCCTCCTCGCGGTTGAGGAGGAAGTCGATGACGTCGCGGACCCCGCCGTCCTGGATCTGGCGGTAGAGGTACTCGTAAACCACCTTGGCCCGGAGCTCGGCGGCGGCGTCAGACGTGAGGTCGGTGATGAGGTCGCCGGTGACGTTGACGTAGGCCGCCGTCCAGGGGACCCCGGAGGAGTCGACGAGCAGCGGGGCCGTCCCGGAGACGACGTGCATCTCGGCCGTGCCGCTGGTGACGTCCTTGGCCGAGACCGTATCGCCGTTCAAGAGCTTGACCGT
This window contains:
- a CDS encoding manganese catalase family protein encodes the protein MFKHDKELLHNVRVDGPNPTYAAMLVEQLGGGNGELTAAMQYIGQAMACTDPAIKDLLMDIGSEEISHMEIVATTVKLLNGDTVSAKDVTSGTAEMHVVSGTAPLLVDSSGVPWTAAYVNVTGDLITDLTSDAAAELRAKVVYEYLYRQIQDGGVRDVIDFLLNREEAHNMLFQEAMQRIKGTGAMKDFGTTENATQYFNLSTPGRYFRLEENDRPTMPGQG